A genomic stretch from Mycobacterium cookii includes:
- a CDS encoding TetR/AcrR family transcriptional regulator, which produces MTKRPRNAAQTRADILAAARRRFAGDGYDRTTLRAIATDVGVDAALVIRYFGSKQDLFATATEFTIELPDLTDAEPDEIADMLLPRYFAVWEEDHSFMALLQAAMTSRVAADTLNETLATHVAPTLKAATPDHDQQRIALTDAFVIGLAATRSVLGNLPAAELSRDELRQWAAPVFRQLLVGPAPS; this is translated from the coding sequence ATGACCAAAAGACCCCGCAACGCGGCGCAGACCAGGGCGGACATCCTGGCCGCCGCGCGCCGCAGATTCGCCGGAGACGGCTATGACCGCACGACGCTGCGTGCGATCGCGACAGACGTCGGGGTGGATGCGGCGCTGGTGATCCGCTACTTCGGCAGTAAGCAGGACCTGTTCGCGACCGCCACCGAATTCACCATCGAATTGCCCGATCTCACCGACGCCGAACCCGACGAGATCGCGGACATGCTGTTGCCGAGGTACTTCGCCGTGTGGGAAGAAGACCACTCGTTCATGGCGCTGCTGCAAGCCGCGATGACGAGCAGGGTCGCCGCCGACACACTGAACGAGACGCTGGCTACCCATGTCGCGCCGACCCTGAAGGCCGCGACCCCCGACCACGATCAGCAGCGGATCGCCCTGACCGACGCTTTCGTCATCGGCCTGGCCGCCACCCGATCGGTGCTGGGAAATCTCCCAGCGGCTGAGTTGAGCCGCGACGAACTTCGGCAGTGGGCGGCGCCGGTGTTTCGGCAGTTACTGGTCGGGCCGGCGCCGTCGTGA
- a CDS encoding TetR/AcrR family transcriptional regulator, producing MTVTRPRNAAQTRADILTAARRRFGSDGYERTTLRAVAADVGVDAALVIRYFGSKQDLFAAAADFAIDLPDLAGVDPGDVAGILLPRFFAVWEEDETFLALLRAAMTSPLAADTLRQVFSQQVAPKLITATPDHPVQRIGLMGAFVIGLAITRYVLVNPPVASLSREELSRWAAPVITQLLVGPAPT from the coding sequence GTGACGGTCACCCGGCCGCGCAACGCCGCACAAACCCGCGCCGACATCCTGACGGCGGCGCGTCGACGCTTCGGATCCGACGGCTACGAGCGGACGACGCTGCGGGCGGTTGCCGCCGATGTCGGGGTGGATGCGGCATTGGTGATCCGGTACTTCGGCAGCAAGCAGGACCTGTTCGCGGCCGCAGCGGATTTCGCGATCGACCTGCCTGATCTCGCCGGTGTCGATCCCGGGGACGTCGCCGGGATTCTGCTGCCGCGATTCTTCGCGGTGTGGGAAGAGGACGAGACGTTCTTGGCCCTGCTGCGGGCCGCGATGACCAGCCCGCTGGCGGCCGACACCCTGAGGCAGGTGTTCTCGCAGCAGGTCGCGCCCAAGCTGATCACCGCGACGCCGGACCATCCCGTGCAGCGGATCGGACTGATGGGTGCGTTCGTCATCGGCCTTGCGATCACCCGGTATGTCCTGGTGAATCCGCCGGTGGCCAGCCTGAGCCGCGAAGAGCTCAGCCGCTGGGCAGCCCCGGTGATCACGCAGCTGCTGGTCGGGCCGGCGCCGACATAA
- a CDS encoding MFS transporter produces MVNALIQPGQDSDFALSGLSQRARLWLLTVACFGVLLVISSMVALNTALPDIAMATSANQTQLTWIVDSYTLVLACLLLPAGALGDRYGRRGAMLVGLAVFGAASLIPAMLSDPSVVIFSRGAAGAGAALVMPATLSLITAAYSKEERNKAVGIWAGVAGSGAIIGMLGSGGLLNFWSWHSIFWAFTVAALAIFILTLTIASSRDADAKPLDWFGALVIGGAVATLVFGILEAPVRGWTHPLVMTSIGVGLLLALAFGFVEVRQRYPLLDVRLFAVPAFATGAATITVFFLSMFGYMFLLMQYMQMILGYSPNKTAIALTPIMGPMLLLSVLSFWYLPRLGLRAVVFSGLLLIATGSLCMLGIEVGSPYWRAAWPMLVMSVGIGLCTAPTTSVIMTTAPDEKQGVASAVNDASREIGAALGIALAGSMLAGRYAKTLAPNLIGFPKSVGDAASTSLAQALEVARRLGPAGGRLSEVSKVAFIDAMHSSLLVLGIVIAVSAVVIGLWAPGRDDQQLRPVRYLLARRRGRDQD; encoded by the coding sequence GTGGTCAATGCATTGATCCAGCCGGGCCAAGACAGCGACTTCGCTCTTTCCGGCTTGTCACAACGGGCCCGGCTCTGGTTACTCACGGTGGCGTGCTTCGGCGTGCTGCTGGTGATCTCGTCGATGGTGGCGCTGAACACGGCGCTTCCCGACATCGCCATGGCAACGTCGGCCAACCAGACCCAGCTCACCTGGATTGTGGACAGCTACACCTTGGTCCTGGCCTGCCTGCTGCTGCCGGCCGGCGCGCTGGGTGACCGTTACGGTCGGCGCGGCGCGATGCTCGTGGGTCTCGCCGTATTCGGTGCGGCGTCTCTGATACCGGCAATGCTGTCCGACCCCTCGGTCGTCATCTTCTCCCGCGGCGCCGCCGGAGCGGGCGCGGCGCTCGTCATGCCCGCCACGCTGTCGTTGATCACCGCCGCGTACTCGAAAGAGGAGCGGAACAAGGCAGTCGGCATCTGGGCCGGCGTCGCCGGATCGGGTGCCATCATCGGAATGCTCGGATCCGGTGGCCTGCTGAATTTCTGGTCGTGGCATTCGATCTTCTGGGCTTTCACGGTCGCGGCGCTGGCCATCTTCATCCTGACCCTGACCATCGCGAGTTCGCGGGACGCCGATGCGAAGCCGTTGGACTGGTTCGGCGCGTTGGTCATTGGCGGTGCGGTGGCGACGCTGGTCTTCGGCATCCTCGAGGCGCCGGTGCGCGGCTGGACACACCCACTGGTGATGACCAGCATCGGCGTCGGGCTGCTGCTGGCTTTGGCATTCGGATTTGTCGAAGTGCGGCAACGTTATCCGCTGTTGGATGTCCGGCTGTTTGCGGTGCCCGCATTCGCGACCGGCGCGGCCACGATCACGGTGTTCTTCCTGTCGATGTTCGGCTACATGTTCCTGCTCATGCAGTACATGCAGATGATCCTCGGCTACAGCCCCAACAAGACGGCGATTGCGCTGACGCCGATCATGGGTCCGATGCTGCTGCTGTCCGTGCTCTCGTTCTGGTACCTGCCCCGACTCGGCTTGCGCGCAGTGGTTTTCAGCGGGCTCCTGCTGATCGCGACCGGCTCGCTATGCATGCTCGGCATCGAAGTGGGCTCACCCTATTGGCGGGCAGCCTGGCCGATGCTGGTGATGAGCGTCGGCATCGGATTGTGCACCGCACCGACGACCTCGGTGATCATGACCACCGCTCCCGACGAGAAGCAGGGGGTGGCCTCAGCGGTCAACGACGCCAGCCGCGAAATCGGCGCCGCGCTCGGCATCGCGCTCGCCGGGTCGATGTTGGCCGGGCGGTACGCGAAGACGTTGGCTCCCAACCTGATCGGATTTCCGAAATCGGTCGGCGACGCCGCCTCCACGTCACTGGCCCAGGCGCTCGAGGTCGCGCGGCGACTGGGACCCGCGGGTGGCCGGCTGTCCGAGGTCAGCAAGGTGGCATTCATCGACGCGATGCATTCGTCGCTGTTGGTACTGGGCATCGTGATCGCCGTCAGTGCTGTGGTGATCGGCCTGTGGGCGCCGGGACGCGACGACCAACAATTGCGGCCGGTGCGCTATCTGCTCGCGCGGCGCCGCGGCCGAGATCAGGACTGA
- a CDS encoding nuclear transport factor 2 family protein has product MTATDDIQSWIDKSALTELVARLSAAVDRADKDGIVDCYAPQSYDDHGAFKGSGSEFAEMICAPTGRAQQLTMHHLLGQSVFDVYSDEAWGETFFVMHALIAGQVAVGYGRYIDYFRRMQGAWKLAYRRVVPDVTIPGDDANLYWRPSRDHTDPRYDRLTAPPTR; this is encoded by the coding sequence ATGACCGCCACCGACGACATCCAAAGCTGGATCGACAAATCCGCATTGACCGAACTGGTCGCCAGGTTGTCGGCCGCGGTCGACCGGGCCGACAAAGATGGGATCGTGGACTGCTACGCGCCGCAGTCCTACGACGACCACGGCGCCTTCAAGGGATCGGGTTCGGAGTTCGCCGAGATGATCTGCGCGCCGACCGGCCGGGCTCAGCAGTTGACCATGCACCACCTGCTCGGCCAGTCCGTGTTCGATGTTTACAGCGACGAAGCCTGGGGCGAAACGTTTTTCGTGATGCATGCGCTGATCGCCGGCCAGGTCGCTGTCGGGTACGGCCGCTACATCGACTACTTTCGGCGTATGCAGGGCGCGTGGAAGCTCGCCTACCGGCGGGTGGTTCCGGATGTCACGATTCCCGGTGACGACGCCAACCTGTACTGGCGTCCGAGCCGAGACCACACCGATCCACGCTACGACCGCCTGACCGCGCCGCCGACTCGGTGA